One Benincasa hispida cultivar B227 chromosome 5, ASM972705v1, whole genome shotgun sequence genomic window carries:
- the LOC120078617 gene encoding NDR1/HIN1-like protein 6 produces MEAPPKPKYVMLSDNHHQASLRPPPYRRNVPRYHSKAHGGGGGIGCCLKCICCCYCFLFFIIFALFGLGYFFFYYFNPQIPSYKVTNFRVHAFNVKSDFSLYTEFIVIVKADNPNENIDFIYGRDSSVSVMYSESELCAGKIPDFRQPAKNVTDISIMLSGNSEFGSGLQEALMQNRHSGKIPLLVEVKVPVTVVVGSLSLKKVYVFVNCSLVVDNLSPNKKVGILSSNYTYGASL; encoded by the coding sequence ATGGAAGCTCCTCCAAAACCCAAATATGTTATGCTTTCCGACAACCACCACCAAGCCAGCCTCCGCCCTCCGCCCTATCGCCGCAACGTCCCCCGTTACCATTCCAAAGCCCACGGTGGCGGTGGCGGCATTGGTTGttgtttaaaatgtatttgttgCTGTTACTGTTtcctcttcttcatcatctttgcTCTGTTCGGCCTCGGCTATTTCTTTTTCTACTATTTTAACCCCCAAATCCCTTCTTACAAGGTCACTAATTTCCGTGTCCATGCTTTCAATGTCAAATCCGATTTCAGTCTCTACACTGAATTCATCGTCATCGTTAAAGCCGATAACCCAAATGAAAACATCGATTTCATCTATGGCAGAGACAGCTCTGTTTCTGTAATGTACTCTGAATCGGAGCTCTGCGCCGGAAAGATTCCGGATTTCCGGCAGCCGGCGAAGAATGTGACGGACATAAGCATTATGCTGAGTGGGAATAGTGAATTTGGAAGTGGGCTTCAAGAAGCGCTGATGCAGAACAGACATAGTGGGAAAATTCCTCTGCTTGTGGAAGTGAAAGTGCCGGTGACGGTGGTGGTTGGGAGCTTGTCGTTGAAGAAAGTTTATGTGTTTGTTAATTGTTCATTGGTGGTTGATAATTTGTCACCAAATAAGAAAGTTGGGATTTTGTCGAGTAATTATACGTACGGTGCTTCCTTGTGA